In Lolium perenne isolate Kyuss_39 chromosome 5, Kyuss_2.0, whole genome shotgun sequence, the sequence ATCAACAACAAATTCGACATCTCTCTCTTTCGTATGTTCGCCCGCTACTTCTTATAACAAAATTGCGTTAGATATTTAAAGAGAAAAATCCTAATTTGGTCTATGAAGTTGCCTCGGACGTGCGTTTTGGTCACGGACTTGCAAATCATGAATTCTAGGTCACGAAGTTGCCCGACGCGAGTGTGTCGGTCACTCGGTCAAGGTGAAGGTTAGTTTGGTCAAATGCAAGGAATCGAGGTAATAGTTCTATTTAATGCTCCAATATTATTTTATCATAGCATATTATAGAAAATTTAATGACCTCGGACCTCCGTTTTTAAATGATTCAAATGCAAGGAATCGAGGTAATACTTCTATTTAATGCTCCAATATTATTTTCTTATAGCATATTATAGAAAATTTAGTGACGAAAATAAGGACTTACAAAAAAATATGTCAATAATTGACCAaccgataaaatcgattaatcAGCCGATAAGCGATTAATCTCCATTTTAAGATCGACCGATAATTAACGAATaacgatttcttgaacattgGTTTGGTGACGCGCCCAattaatttttttttgcaaatttccCCCTAAATTTtggtttttttcatttttctagtcCTCGGTTTGACATTTTTATGGTAAATTTGAAAAAATTAATTGACCGCGTCAGTAAACTAACACTTGCCGTGACGGAATGATCAAAACGCTCACGCTGGGCAAGTTCTTGACCCCAAAATTTGCGATTTACATGTTCGTGACCAAAACGTACATTCAGGACCACTTCATATCTAAATTAGAGATTTTCTCTTATTTGAATTCTCTTGCTACCAAGTACTACCAATCAAACACAAATTCGACGTCTATCTCTTTCGTACTTCGATTGGGCGTGGATCAAACAAAAGCAACATGCGCTTTTCTTCAGTAGTACTCTGTGTCACACCCGACGACGCGTCCGTGTCATGTATGTCCTCAGTGTCTTAAGTGTGGAACCTGTCTGACATTGAGTGGACGTTAAGGTGGGGCAACTAGACATTATAGGTTTTCAATACCACAAACATAACATGGCAATATACGTGTATAAAATTCGACAATTTGGAGTTCAAAAATATAAAATTTATTTATCAGTTGTCTTATTACATTGAATAAAATTTTATGTTCAATGATAAATAGTGATTGGATGTGGGAATTCGGCGATTGAAAAACTATTCAATGAAGCACAATTGCAGAAGAAAACGACACATGGATATGTAGCACCTCCCTGAGCGAAGAGAGAGATTCAAAACTGCAATGAAACTACAGACTGCATTTGTCATGCCCACACCCCGCATGTAGTGCATCCGGCTGTCCCGCGCGCTGTTGCACAGGTGCAGCCCGGCCGAAGAACCATTGCACCGCAGCGCTAATGTTCGGTAGGACATGATCCGCCCCATCCTGCCATTGCGCATTGAGATGTTGCTAGGAAATTTTAACAGCTCAACAGATCCCTTTCTTCGCAAAAACAAAGATTACTTGCTACTTTTGTCACACATGATTATACTACAAGCATACTATTGGGGCTACATGCTTACGTGATCAAGATGACTATGTTTCTGCTGGACTGGTGCGCTGAGCTTGTCGGATTATCTGCTTTGTGTTTAGCTTGATGGCTTTTGCGATTTGCTTATGACGTCGCGCCAAAAAAAAACTTGATTGTACCATAGGGCTCATTAATGTACCCCGGCATTTGCTTGGTAGTGGCAAGGAAACATCCGGGAAGGTTGCTTGTCACCCGCCAATTTCTCATCTTCCAACACGTCCATGTCAAACATGCTAGAAATATAGAGGATATTGTAAGCGCTGATGGCGCTTATATGCATGTCCATCCAACTTCCAAGCTCTACTCACATGGGGTAGGGTGTGCTTGAGTGTATTTATAAGAGTGAGTATATATACGTATTTCTGAGCGTCTGATTTTGCACCATGTTTTGCAAAAAAGCCTCAATATCCTACATAGTCAAAGTGGCGCACGCCAGCAAAAGTCCCTAATTTACTCTACGGCCGGCAGCAGCGAAGTATCCCGGAAGCATCCCTCCCCTCTGCCACATGCCCACATCTCCTTATATTCGCACACAAACCAGAGTTTCAGATGCACAAATCGTTGCAGTTCACTGTCTGATCTATATTCTTCTTCCTACCCAATTGGCGGAAAGGCGCGTCTAGGACAAGGTGATATTGATACTCATGTTTTCTTTGGGATTTATCATGACTAACAGTAATCACACTCTGATAAATGCTCTCTTTCTCTAACATGATCAACCAACCAAATTGTTTTCTGTTTTTGTGCAGGGAAGACATAGAATGGCAGATATGGTGGGATCAGCGGTTGTGCAGGAGGTTGTGAGTGGAGCCTTCTCATTGATGCGCAACAACCATGAGGAGATGGCGTCCCAGAGTCACCTCATCGAGAGACTGAAGTGGGCGCATTTGGAACTCGAGCTTGCGTTGGAGAGAACACAGAGGATGCCCATGATAGAGGTGTCTTTGCTGAAAATGAGGATGATGATCAAGCAGGCCTTTCAGGAGAGCCGTGATTTGCTCTACAAGCAGCAAACACTGCGGGTTAATCTTGAAGACGGAGCCACAAAGCAAGGGGTAACACTCGCCCCCTCTTTACCTAATAGGATTATGCATGCTGTGAAGCCTTTCTTTGGCACTGAAAAGGGCTCAATCAGCGGATCCTGTGTTAGAAGATTTGAGATGTTTGCGCAGAAGACCGACAAGTTTGTCAGGGACGTAGAGTCTGGCTGTTCCCTTGCTCCCTATAGGTTTTCCAGTCCTCTCATCACACAACTTCTTGAAGGCAAATATCTGCACCATAATATGGTAAACGGAAGCCAAACCCGTACGCTTTCAATATTTTCATGTTGTGTCGAAGATTATGGTGTACTGGGAACTGTAATTTTTTATTTCAAAGATCTCAAGACACCAACAAAATGTTTTAGCCTAAGTTTGATGCTACGGCTATCAGAAAGCACGGACATAGTTGGGATTTCCACTAAATGTTTGCAGTCACTTGAGCCACAGCTCAACTCTCTGGCTGGTGTTGCATCTGAAGAACTCGCTGGAATATCCACACAAGTCAATATACTTACACCGGGGCCAGCTCTTCGGGAGCTTGTGTTCAACGCGACTAACAATGCCATTAGAGGTTTCCGTCAAGAGCCATTATGCTGCATAGGCGATGGGTTTCAGACTTCTGCTAAGAGCATGCTCTCGTCCCAATTAACAGAGTGGTTTCCGGAACAAGTTAGCTGTTTAGGGTTTGACTGCTTTATTTCAGCCGCTGAGtacaacttgcatagctcaaCCGTTGAAACGAACAGAAACACCATAAATGCCTGGCCAATTCTAGAACTGTCAGTTCTCTTCCTACCTCATAGGTTGTCTCAAACGGAGGATGACAAATGTTGTACTTACGAATTGACAGCTGGAGGAAAATACCGCCGGCCTTGCAAATGGTTATCAGAACTTTCAAAGGTGGCAGCGTATGTACCATATCTAGCAGTTGCTTCTTTCAATCTTGAACCTGAGCGGACAGAATATGAGATGATCTGGTGCTCGGCACATGGTAATGCAAGGTATAATGTTTCGAAGCCAATCACTGAAGTAAAACGTGCGCCCAAAGTAGGCGCCGGGTCCAAGACCAGGAGACTATCTAAGAGAAAGCGGTAGAAGTTCAGACTTCAGATTAGAGATCACCACTATGCTTAGTAGCTAATTTTAACGTGGGCTGTTAAAATGTGCTTGATATCTAGTACCTGCTGCCGTCATACTGCTACGACGTGTGAACTGTAATATACACGCACTGGCACTGTGCTCTTCTCTTTCTTTTCTGAAGCACCCTTGTACGCTCTAGTCTTCTTGCTAAATGGATAAAGCAATTGAAACATTTTATGTTTTGTGTCAGGCAAATTGCTAATATGCGTTTTCATTTTCACAGTTTATAGATGCAGTTGTATATGTCTTGTAGTATTACTGATCCAAGCATCGCTAGTCTGACAGAGATACCAGATGACGGGGGATCAGCAGCAGTATAATGTGATCACACGCTGTCTTGATTCCCCTGTTTCTGATCACACGCTGTCGGCTCTAGAGATGCCGCTCCATTCGAAGGGATGAGTCATTCAGATGATCAGATCAGATGAGATGCAGCTaccgagaaccaacctgaggttgggtggttaggagggtggttatacccccagcccaccagagttcaaaccccaggtttgacatctgtgtgtctcataaaggcggaatattcttcaagtgggaggcgacgttcccgtcgatagcgagacgcctgtggtgacttcgtcaatttcaagatccaatccgccggctcggtcttccggaggtgctcataggggtagggtgtgcgtgtgtgcgttcataggggtgagtgtatgcgcgtgtatgtgagcgcctgcgtttgtattgtgtttctcaaaaaaaaagagaTGCAGCTACCGTAGCAATAGAGTGCGAGTGCTGGAGCAGATTGAGCATACCGGACTCCCCCGTTCTAGGTTGCACGCAATTGTGTAGTACAGTATTAGATTTGCATGCAACCCGTGGAAGAAGAATCCCACGAGACTGGGAGGCAAGATTACTAACGTTGGCCAGCTACTTTATCTGGTTTTTTTTCATTTGCAGTCGATATTCGAATTCTCTTGCTAAGCAATCAACAAAAAATTCGACATCCAACTTTTTCTTACTTCGATTGGGCATAGTACATCCAAACCAAAGGAAACTTGCTTTTTTTTCTTGTCAGTAGTACTCCGTGGTGCTCATGGAGCAGCAAAGCTGGTCTGAGTTGAGGAGCACGCGCACGCAGACAGAAAGCCAGGATAAAACGGTTCTATGAAAGATGCACTTGAACATTTCAGGACTACATGTATCAGACAGCTGTGCGATTTCAGGACTACATGTATAACCTGGTTGTTTGAACATTTCAGCACAGCTTGTATAGGCCGATGGTAGCTTATCCAGTTTGGGGTGTAAATTCGACCCATTGTTTTCAATATCAACAGCGgatttatgttttttttttgttttagcGCTGCAAATAAGGTTTGGGTTAGAATTTTGTGACATAGTAGATCCATATTGTATAATTGTTTCGAATTGTTTCCAGAATTTTAACAAACTTTTAGGTGTGCCTAATCTCGGAGTAACTGATATGTCTAGTATATAaagcttttctttctttctttttctgtggACAAAGTACAAGCTTTCAAATTTTCAGCTAGCAGTCGACAATTTCGACATATATCTGTTGCATATATGGGTTGGCACACTGCTCAGTGTTCACTGTAATTCGGAAAAAAAAATGTTTTAGCTGGCCTGAGTTGAGTAGCACACGCATGCAGACCGAAATCCAGGATAAAATAGTTCTGTCCGATCAGAATGTACATCTAGGACAACTTCAGTTCTTCACAGTATCTGAAACACCTTCCAGTTCTACACTTCTACAAGCATGAAACAATCGGCGAAAGTGTCTACAGAGAGAAGAAACCAAACTGAAATAAACAAATTTATAGTAATAATCCATTTTGCTACAAGGAAGAGTGTAGAGGGCCTGCACTGACTGGGGGTTCAGAGAGGCCAGTCAGACTGGAATGTTATTATAAACAGTCGGACACTAAAAGGTTGTCCAAGGTAAGGCTACTCTAATTTGTTCAAAGTTACCAGATGCCTCTGAACCATCTCTAATCTTGGCCTCTAATGTGATCATATCATTTCTGCGCGACAATCAGTGGCCGGATccgggaggaggaagaggccTCCTTGCAGGCGCCCTCACAGCGAGCTCCCTGAAGATCAAGCAAAACAACGCAAAAAAAGGAATCAACCTTGAGAACCAACATAAACCTTCTGTGCTACGTGTCTCTAAATATTGCTAGCTAGTACCTGATCCGCTGGCTGATTATTTCCGCGAACTGCGCCGGGATCTTCTTCAGTGCCTCGAACGTGAACTGCTCCTCCTTCTCGGCCTGCGACATCTCTGCCGACATTATCTTGGTGAAATCCACAAACTGCAGTGAAGTGGAGACTGAGTTAATTTAGCAGATGGCATGAGCATATCCTCTTACAGACACAAGTAACTATGCTACATCATACCTGGAAATTATCGAACTGGAGTTGGCTGTCATGGATTTGCATCAGATCGTCATCCCATGGCCCATCACCTACCCCGACAAGGATAATGGATAGAGGGAAATGActgcaaacaaacaaacaaaggatACATCACAAACTAGGCGAGTTTTACGATCAGAGGGAAATGACTGCAAGCAAACACAGACCACTGAATCATTTCCCAAAGTATTTGATTATGGACTATTTGCGTCAAAAAGTAATAATAATCTAAATAAACAATTTGTTAACTGTTTTTTGCATAAACTAGATCTGTTTCAGCCTTTGACTGTTACCACCAGTACTATTTACCTGGCATTTATGAGGGCTTGAAGCGTCCTTTTCTCTATGTAGTTCTCTGATCTTGATTCTTCCAGGTTGCTGGCACAATGCGCACAGGAACATCTTGGAACCTAGAGTTAATTACATGAGCAACACAACCACGGAAATTAGTAAGAAAATTCTTGGAGAGTGCATGTCAGACAAGGTATGAAAATTGTAAAAGCCACATGAAAAAGGCCTTTAATCACCTGCCCGTCAGTGATTATCAGCAGGATGTGGTACTGATACCTAGACTCTTCAACAATCCCCATTGCAGCTTCAATAATCGGAGCCAAAGACGTCGGGCCTGAATCAGAAATCATTTATGAACCACTGCACTAGTGAGACCAATTTTTTCAGAAGTTGGTGACAAATGGTACCAGACAGCCGCACGCCTGCAGCGATCTCTCTGTATCTCTGAAGGACCTCCGGGACGCCAAGGCACGCCCTCCCATCCCTGTAGAAGCTGAACACGTCCTGGTCGTGCGTCGACACTAGTGGCAAGTAAATTCACCACCAGTTGAGAGACCATTCAGCAAGAAGAAAGGgtttgaaaggacttcagagactCCTTACTGTCCCCGAACCCGAAGCAGGGGATCTTGTTGTCTTCGTCGAAAGCCGAAAGCCTATCCCCGACGATTCCGATGGCTTGCTCGTAGGGGTTCAGGAAGGAGGCGCCAAGGTCGAGGTGGTGCAGACTTCTACCGCCGAAGCAGTGCTTCCCTGTGAATCCAACCAAACTGCTCTAGTCATCCATGCCTGTGAAGGGGCTAGTTCAGAGAGTAGGAGTAAGTGAAGAGTACCAGTCCACTCGTTGCTCTTGGTGAAATCGACCCCGATGATGAGGTTGGAGGACTCAAGCCCGACCCGCTGAAGAGCCACCTTGACCTGCCAAGATCCATAGATACCAGAAGCATTAGATTCTGACTCTCCCGTGGAATAAAAACGTGCAGAGGATAAGAACTGCAACTGAACAAGATACACTGTTTTACCTGATCCAAGGTGTCGTAAGCTTGCTCTGCTCCTCTGCTTCCTCCATACGACCCTTCTGCTTCCTGTTTCTTGGGGAACACCTTCCAGGTGAAGACGGCGCAGAAGAACAGCAGGAAAGCCGAGAGGATCATCCCGGGAGCAACGCCGGCGGTAGCACTGCAGTCGCGAAGCGAGCTCAGTGTTTGCAAGGATGGTATCGCTGCCGTCCGTCGCAAAGCAAGAACGGAGTGACAATGTGTGTGTGAGGAGATCGGGAGCCTTGAGGAAGAAGCAGAGCTGCTTGCACAGTGGCGCAGCTCCCAGCCTTTTAAGCTTGAAACGAGGAGAATAGAGGAGAAGTGGCTCAAGCTAAGTGGGAAACTTCCAGTCAATGAAACCcaagaaaaacagtagaaaacagaggACGCGGAGAGGCTATCGGTGAAGACGCTGAAACGAGTAGGAGGAACCGAGACCAACAGAGCAGAGAGATGCTGTGGCCATGGACAAAGGAAAATCCCATTATCATAATGAAAAAGGTGAAATTTCCAGACAAGTGCATCGCCGAAGGATGATCTTAATTTATATGTATCACCTTAAAAATGGACACAAAAAAATTGAATTGTTGAAAATTGAGCCGTACCTGATCGAAGAAGTTTCCTCAGATGGTGGTTGCTGTGGAAGAATCTTTGCTCTCCAGCATCAGCTCACCACTATCTTTGTGCTCGTATAAACACCATGATGCTCACACATAATCTGGAATTATATGATTAAACTAGTAAGTAAGAGGACAGGTGTGCTTGCAGGACACAAAGACCATTCGCGTACCAGTCCAGATCAGTCCGCGTGAAGTGAGACCGGAACGCGACTTGACTTCCCCATGCCGATAATAA encodes:
- the LOC127303036 gene encoding E3 ubiquitin-protein ligase RGLG1-like isoform X2, yielding MILSAFLLFFCAVFTWKVFPKKQEAEGSYGGSRGAEQAYDTLDQVKVALQRVGLESSNLIIGVDFTKSNEWTGKHCFGGRSLHHLDLGASFLNPYEQAIGIVGDRLSAFDEDNKIPCFGFGDMSTHDQDVFSFYRDGRACLGVPEVLQRYREIAAGVRLSGPTSLAPIIEAAMGIVEESRYQYHILLIITDGQVPRCSCAHCASNLEESRSENYIEKRTLQALINASHFPLSIILVGVGDGPWDDDLMQIHDSQLQFDNFQFVDFTKIMSAEMSQAEKEEQFTFEALKKIPAQFAEIISQRIRY
- the LOC127303035 gene encoding uncharacterized protein: MADMVGSAVVQEVVSGAFSLMRNNHEEMASQSHLIERLKWAHLELELALERTQRMPMIEVSLLKMRMMIKQAFQESRDLLYKQQTLRVNLEDGATKQGVTLAPSLPNRIMHAVKPFFGTEKGSISGSCVRRFEMFAQKTDKFVRDVESGCSLAPYRFSSPLITQLLEGKYLHHNMVNGSQTRTLSIFSCCVEDYGVLGTVIFYFKDLKTPTKCFSLSLMLRLSESTDIVGISTKCLQSLEPQLNSLAGVASEELAGISTQVNILTPGPALRELVFNATNNAIRGFRQEPLCCIGDGFQTSAKSMLSSQLTEWFPEQVSCLGFDCFISAAEYNLHSSTVETNRNTINAWPILELSVLFLPHRLSQTEDDKCCTYELTAGGKYRRPCKWLSELSKVAAYVPYLAVASFNLEPERTEYEMIWCSAHGNARYNVSKPITEVKRAPKVGAGSKTRRLSKRKR
- the LOC127303036 gene encoding E3 ubiquitin-protein ligase RGLG1-like isoform X1 — translated: MILSAFLLFFCAVFTWKVFPKKQEAEGSYGGSRGAEQAYDTLDQVKVALQRVGLESSNLIIGVDFTKSNEWTGKHCFGGRSLHHLDLGASFLNPYEQAIGIVGDRLSAFDEDNKIPCFGFGDMSTHDQDVFSFYRDGRACLGVPEVLQRYREIAAGVRLSGPTSLAPIIEAAMGIVEESRYQYHILLIITDGQVPRCSCAHCASNLEESRSENYIEKRTLQALINASHFPLSIILVGVGDGPWDDDLMQIHDSQLQFDNFQFVDFTKIMSAEMSQAEKEEQFTFEALKKIPAQFAEIISQRIRELAVRAPARRPLPPPGSGH